A stretch of the Clavibacter sp. B3I6 genome encodes the following:
- a CDS encoding VanZ family protein produces the protein MLLRHPVLGSATALYLGLVAWITLSPEPYDRRLDGFLSRALQALHRHGGPSWITYAAVEGAANVAMFLPVGMFLVLLLGRSRWWLAVALGVGLSALIETAQLLLPTRVSDVRDLVHNGLGALLGVVLVLILTARSENARRRALRRRPPAASTGPQPRVSLSR, from the coding sequence ATGCTCCTCCGCCACCCCGTCCTCGGATCCGCCACGGCCCTGTACCTCGGCCTGGTCGCCTGGATCACGCTGTCGCCGGAGCCGTACGACCGCCGCCTCGACGGCTTCCTGTCCCGCGCGCTGCAGGCCCTCCACCGGCACGGCGGCCCGTCGTGGATCACGTACGCGGCCGTCGAGGGGGCCGCGAACGTCGCGATGTTCCTGCCCGTCGGCATGTTCCTGGTGCTCCTCCTCGGGCGATCCCGGTGGTGGCTCGCCGTCGCGCTCGGCGTCGGCCTCTCGGCCCTCATCGAGACCGCGCAGCTGCTCCTGCCTACGCGCGTCTCCGACGTCCGCGACCTCGTGCACAACGGGCTGGGCGCGCTGCTCGGCGTCGTGCTCGTCCTGATCCTCACGGCTCGCTCCGAGAACGCCCGCCGCCGCGCGCTCCGCCGTCGCCCGCCGGCCGCGTCCACGGGCCCGCAGCCACGGGTCTCCCTGTCCCGCTGA
- a CDS encoding ATP-binding protein, translating into MSSRLDSRRSLGTVSSVSADRFTVQLRQGSDSFTLVGFDGQHYVARIGSYVLIPVQTAYIVAEVVGLRETDGATNAPTGFDYAESAAIGSSKSLEVVPVGTLPFRLDSPFRFGISVFPPLYADALYTQTHDLDRILDVSGATEPASTGSTHTRTRAFDVGTSVVFDDYAVKVRVNEFFGGHAAILGNTGSGKSCTVASILQSIFNKPERHYPIGASFVVFDTNGEYREALSEFRSPIRRTYAKLSGAETQQLEVINGQESALAYTLPHWFLSAEEWDLLLQASQKAQRPALRSALGLTSLFATPGPGLESTKDHILASAIRSILATSDSGTSSASRIQGLINTFNTENITRSKITRLTALNYGQLIKADELNNYLDEYVLDDIVIPEYSNAPFAFETLGPALELAILYEESHGNRQIRDYCSSLLTRLKSVSTRADYAFLRVDPQTMAPHERSVIEYVNLILGWQPEGGGENKKMSQITIIDLNESEDEAVEIIAAVTSRLIFERLRRREPRNSTPVNVILEEAHRYVAARPSDYALDASRIFDRIAKEGRKYGLFLMLASQRPSELSGTVLSQCSNYVVHRIQNPEDLQHIRRMAPFVSEAVMTRLPSLPKQHALIFGSAVSVPTTFRVRNANPIPKSDDAKISALWYVENVEGPL; encoded by the coding sequence GTGAGTAGCCGACTGGACAGTCGCCGCTCGCTCGGCACAGTAAGCTCCGTAAGTGCTGATCGATTCACAGTGCAGCTTCGACAGGGAAGTGATAGTTTTACGTTGGTCGGATTCGACGGGCAACACTACGTGGCCCGAATCGGTTCTTATGTTTTGATACCCGTTCAGACGGCTTACATCGTCGCGGAAGTAGTCGGACTTCGAGAGACAGATGGAGCTACAAATGCGCCAACCGGCTTCGATTACGCCGAATCAGCGGCAATAGGTTCATCAAAGTCGCTCGAAGTAGTGCCCGTAGGAACCTTGCCATTCAGGTTGGACTCTCCTTTTCGGTTTGGCATATCCGTTTTTCCCCCCTTGTATGCGGACGCTCTTTACACGCAGACACACGACCTTGATCGCATTCTAGATGTATCCGGCGCCACTGAGCCGGCCAGCACCGGCAGCACCCACACTCGCACGCGGGCTTTTGACGTCGGCACCTCAGTGGTCTTCGATGATTACGCAGTAAAAGTGCGAGTCAACGAGTTCTTCGGCGGACATGCCGCAATTCTCGGAAATACAGGGAGTGGCAAATCTTGTACCGTAGCGTCAATCTTACAATCAATATTTAATAAGCCCGAGCGACACTATCCAATTGGGGCAAGTTTTGTTGTATTTGACACAAACGGCGAGTACCGAGAGGCACTTAGTGAATTTCGTTCACCCATCCGGCGTACTTACGCAAAGCTTTCGGGCGCAGAGACGCAACAACTAGAAGTAATCAACGGTCAAGAATCAGCGCTGGCTTATACATTGCCTCACTGGTTCCTGTCCGCTGAGGAATGGGACCTGCTCCTACAGGCGAGCCAAAAAGCTCAGCGACCCGCTCTTCGTTCAGCCCTTGGCTTGACATCACTCTTTGCAACACCAGGACCAGGACTTGAGTCAACCAAGGACCATATTCTTGCGTCCGCTATACGAAGTATATTAGCAACAAGCGACAGTGGCACGTCGAGTGCATCACGAATCCAAGGGCTGATAAACACCTTCAACACAGAGAACATTACGCGAAGTAAGATCACTCGACTGACGGCGCTAAATTACGGCCAACTTATCAAAGCAGATGAACTTAATAATTATCTTGATGAGTATGTACTCGATGACATAGTCATTCCCGAATACTCTAATGCTCCTTTCGCATTCGAGACATTAGGCCCTGCACTGGAGCTCGCTATTCTGTATGAGGAGTCTCACGGCAACCGTCAAATTCGTGACTACTGCTCGTCCCTGCTTACACGACTTAAAAGTGTCTCTACGAGGGCAGACTATGCCTTCCTTCGCGTCGATCCCCAGACAATGGCTCCTCACGAGCGGAGTGTAATTGAGTACGTAAATCTTATACTCGGCTGGCAACCCGAAGGCGGCGGCGAAAATAAAAAGATGTCGCAAATTACCATTATAGATCTGAACGAAAGTGAAGATGAAGCCGTCGAGATTATTGCCGCTGTAACAAGTCGGTTAATCTTTGAACGATTGCGCCGGCGAGAGCCTAGGAACTCAACGCCCGTTAACGTAATCTTGGAAGAAGCTCACCGATACGTGGCCGCGCGACCGTCAGACTATGCACTCGATGCCTCTCGTATATTTGATCGCATCGCGAAAGAGGGTCGGAAATACGGGTTGTTCTTGATGCTTGCGTCTCAGCGCCCGAGTGAATTGTCCGGTACTGTACTGTCGCAATGTTCCAACTACGTCGTGCACCGCATTCAAAATCCGGAGGACTTACAGCACATCCGACGCATGGCCCCATTCGTGTCCGAAGCGGTCATGACTCGCCTGCCATCTCTGCCAAAACAGCACGCCCTTATTTTCGGTAGCGCCGTGAGCGTCCCCACTACCTTTCGCGTCCGGAATGCAAATCCGATTCCAAAAAGTGATGATGCTAAAATCAGTGCGTTGTGGTACGTAGAAAACGTTGAGGGGCCACTGTGA
- a CDS encoding M50 family metallopeptidase — protein sequence MDPVEILRDVVARATAVQAPLEAGPALAAVALAAALVLVPAAWRLARHAVTIVHEGGHGLAATLSGRRLAGIRLHSDTSGLTVSVGRPRGPGMVVTLLAGYPAPALAGLGAAWLAGSGRSAAVLWLWLLLLALVVVQVRNWFGLWSCLVAGVVVGVVAGVAPVVVQGVAAHALALFLLLGALRATLELQRSRSRRGGGASDADQLGRLTHLPGILWVGVLVLVAAACLVGGALLLGIPTLLGA from the coding sequence ATGGACCCCGTCGAGATCCTGCGCGACGTCGTGGCGCGCGCGACCGCCGTCCAGGCGCCGCTCGAGGCGGGGCCCGCGCTCGCCGCCGTGGCGCTCGCCGCGGCTCTCGTGCTCGTGCCGGCCGCGTGGCGGCTCGCGCGTCACGCCGTCACGATCGTGCACGAGGGCGGCCACGGGCTCGCGGCGACGCTGAGCGGTCGGCGGCTCGCGGGGATCCGGCTGCACTCCGACACGTCGGGCCTCACCGTCAGCGTCGGCCGGCCGCGCGGCCCCGGCATGGTGGTGACGCTGCTCGCGGGCTACCCGGCGCCGGCGCTGGCGGGGCTCGGGGCGGCCTGGCTCGCGGGATCCGGCCGGTCGGCCGCGGTGCTGTGGCTCTGGCTGCTGCTGCTGGCGCTCGTGGTGGTCCAGGTGCGCAACTGGTTCGGTCTCTGGTCGTGCCTCGTGGCCGGCGTCGTCGTCGGCGTGGTGGCCGGGGTCGCGCCCGTGGTCGTGCAGGGCGTCGCGGCGCACGCGCTCGCGCTCTTCCTGCTCCTCGGCGCGCTGCGGGCGACGCTGGAGCTGCAGCGCTCGCGGTCCCGCCGGGGCGGGGGCGCGTCCGACGCCGATCAGCTCGGGCGGCTCACGCACCTGCCCGGGATCCTCTGGGTCGGCGTGCTCGTGCTCGTCGCGGCCGCGTGCCTGGTCGGCGGGGCGCTGCTGCTCGGGATCCCGACGCTCCTCGGCGCCTGA
- a CDS encoding signal peptidase II, with the protein MTTAPPAARRPRTSRPVVVALAVVVLVVGFVLDQLSKSWAVDALGDGTTIPLVPTVRFALVYNPGVSFGMGAEVGPLLTVGIMALALGLAIWVGWQIRHRASLLQVLLLSAVLAGALGNLFDRVTRAEDGPLSGHVVDFIAVEWFAVFNVADILTVCGMIAWALTTVFGRDHVADARADSERDADAERDASTDAGVDAGPAPADRA; encoded by the coding sequence GTGACCACCGCACCCCCCGCCGCACGCCGTCCGCGCACCTCCCGCCCCGTCGTCGTGGCGCTCGCGGTCGTCGTGCTGGTGGTCGGCTTCGTCCTCGACCAGCTCAGCAAGAGCTGGGCCGTGGACGCGCTCGGGGACGGCACGACCATCCCGCTCGTGCCGACCGTCCGCTTCGCGCTCGTCTACAACCCGGGCGTCTCCTTCGGCATGGGCGCCGAGGTCGGGCCGCTCCTCACCGTCGGGATCATGGCGCTCGCGCTCGGCCTCGCGATCTGGGTCGGCTGGCAGATCCGCCACCGCGCGTCGCTTCTCCAGGTGCTCCTGCTCTCCGCCGTGCTCGCGGGCGCGCTCGGCAACCTCTTCGACCGCGTGACGCGCGCGGAGGACGGGCCGCTCTCCGGCCACGTCGTCGACTTCATCGCCGTCGAGTGGTTCGCGGTCTTCAACGTGGCCGACATCCTCACCGTGTGCGGCATGATCGCGTGGGCCCTCACCACGGTGTTCGGGCGCGACCACGTGGCGGACGCGCGCGCCGACTCCGAGCGGGACGCGGACGCGGAGCGGGACGCGAGCACGGACGCCGGCGTCGACGCCGGTCCCGCCCCCGCCGACCGCGCCTGA
- a CDS encoding type 1 glutamine amidotransferase domain-containing protein: MTGESIQGRTVAFLLTDGFEQVELTEPWKAVQEAGGTPVLVSPKADTVQGLDHIDKADTFDVDVQVKDADAVDYDALVLPGGVVNADDIRVDADAVAFAKAFFTAGKPVAAICHAPWLLIEAGVVDGRRMTSFPTLATDLRNAGAEWVDEEVVVDSGFVTSRNPGDLPAFNAKLIEEIAEGEHDEQHA; encoded by the coding sequence ATGACCGGAGAGAGCATCCAGGGCCGCACGGTGGCCTTCCTGCTGACGGACGGCTTCGAGCAGGTCGAGCTGACGGAGCCGTGGAAGGCCGTCCAGGAGGCTGGCGGCACGCCCGTGCTCGTGTCCCCGAAGGCGGACACCGTGCAGGGCCTCGACCACATCGACAAGGCCGACACGTTCGACGTGGACGTCCAGGTGAAGGACGCCGACGCGGTCGACTACGACGCCCTCGTGCTGCCGGGCGGCGTCGTGAACGCCGACGACATCCGCGTGGACGCCGACGCGGTCGCCTTCGCGAAGGCCTTCTTCACGGCGGGCAAGCCCGTCGCGGCCATCTGCCACGCGCCGTGGCTCCTCATCGAGGCCGGCGTGGTCGACGGCCGCCGCATGACCTCGTTCCCGACCCTCGCCACCGACCTCCGCAACGCCGGAGCCGAGTGGGTCGACGAGGAGGTCGTGGTCGACAGCGGGTTCGTCACGAGCCGCAACCCCGGCGACCTGCCCGCGTTCAACGCGAAGCTGATCGAGGAGATCGCCGAGGGCGAGCACGACGAGCAGCACGCCTGA
- a CDS encoding AAA family ATPase, with protein sequence MTGTELEREREYVTRLYGRLDAVRAETRDQLTAVRDSPTGGTHQNRSERDAFARIYEDRLQALREVDERLVFGRLEFEDGHLPEDEPRGAAPAGESADGDPVSRAEPVYRYIGRIGLRDDDLQPLLLDWRVPQASAFYQATAATPLGARARRHLTTRGREVVHVEDEIFDPALLDEGRTSLQGEGALLAALSAGRTGRMNDIVATIQAEQDRIIRSDLRGVLVVQGGPGTGKTAVALHRAAYLLYSHRDRLASSGVLVVGPSRSFLQYIEAVLPSLGETGVVLASVGQLFPGVEATAEDAPEVAAVKGGSEMAGLLQRAVRSRQVAPTEPVTLDVNGERIVLEPSLVASALRRAQDSRKPHNEARVVFNKAALGSLAQVLASQMRRNGSALDDSDLAMLREDLRTSYDVKVALNTAWLPLTPEKLVQDLYARPQWLASLTPRWSPEKRALLRRDRDAPFTIADVPLLDEAAELLGEFSAQADASAREREQQRLRDIENAEQAIENMGVGGMVTAERLAEGFAEQAARRTTAERAASDRTWTYGHIVVDEAQELSPMQWRVLLRRCPLRSFTIVGDVAQASSAVGVTSWQDALGPVLGREWRLEELTVNYRTPARIAEAAERMAIAHGLPVTRSRAVREGEHPIDTVEVAADEVVSEVVDVVDEEREGGDQGTLAVIARDDRVEELHRALAERFGSSVGIGVGGLGRPIAVLGSQEAKGLEFDVVVIAEPDEILAHTSRGAAGLYVAMTRPTQRLHIVTSTGFSA encoded by the coding sequence GTGACCGGTACGGAGCTGGAGCGCGAGCGCGAGTACGTCACGCGCCTCTACGGACGACTCGACGCGGTGCGGGCGGAGACCCGCGATCAGCTGACGGCGGTGCGCGACAGCCCCACCGGCGGCACGCACCAGAACCGGTCGGAGCGCGACGCGTTCGCCCGCATCTACGAGGACCGCCTGCAGGCGCTCCGCGAGGTCGACGAGCGCCTGGTCTTCGGCCGCCTCGAGTTCGAGGACGGCCACCTCCCGGAGGACGAGCCGCGGGGTGCCGCGCCCGCGGGGGAGTCCGCCGACGGCGATCCCGTCTCCCGCGCAGAGCCCGTGTACAGGTACATCGGCCGCATCGGCCTCCGCGACGACGACCTCCAGCCGCTCCTCCTCGACTGGCGCGTGCCGCAGGCGAGCGCCTTCTACCAGGCCACCGCCGCCACCCCGCTCGGCGCCCGGGCCCGTCGGCACCTCACGACGCGCGGTCGCGAGGTCGTGCACGTCGAGGACGAGATCTTCGACCCCGCGCTCCTCGACGAGGGCCGCACGAGCCTCCAGGGCGAGGGCGCGCTGCTCGCCGCGCTCTCCGCGGGCCGCACCGGGCGGATGAACGACATCGTCGCGACCATCCAGGCCGAGCAGGACCGCATCATCCGCTCCGACCTCCGCGGCGTGCTCGTCGTGCAGGGCGGGCCCGGCACCGGCAAGACCGCCGTCGCGCTGCACCGCGCGGCGTACCTCCTGTACTCGCACCGCGACCGCCTCGCGTCCTCGGGGGTCCTCGTCGTCGGGCCCAGCCGCTCCTTCCTCCAGTACATCGAGGCCGTGCTGCCGTCCCTCGGCGAGACGGGCGTCGTGCTCGCGAGCGTCGGCCAGCTGTTCCCCGGCGTGGAGGCGACCGCCGAGGACGCCCCCGAGGTCGCGGCCGTGAAGGGCGGATCCGAGATGGCCGGCCTCCTGCAGCGCGCGGTGCGCTCGCGCCAGGTCGCGCCCACCGAGCCCGTGACCCTCGACGTGAACGGCGAGCGCATCGTGCTCGAGCCGTCGCTCGTGGCGAGCGCGCTCCGGCGCGCGCAGGACAGCCGGAAGCCCCACAACGAGGCCCGGGTCGTCTTCAACAAGGCCGCGCTCGGATCCCTCGCGCAGGTCCTCGCGTCGCAGATGCGCCGCAACGGCAGCGCGCTCGACGACAGCGACCTGGCCATGCTCCGCGAGGACCTCCGCACCTCCTACGACGTGAAGGTCGCGCTCAACACCGCCTGGCTCCCGCTCACGCCGGAGAAGCTCGTGCAGGACCTCTACGCGCGGCCGCAGTGGCTGGCCTCGCTCACGCCGCGGTGGAGCCCGGAGAAGCGCGCGCTCCTCCGCCGCGACCGCGACGCGCCGTTCACCATCGCGGACGTGCCGCTGCTCGACGAGGCCGCGGAGCTCCTCGGCGAGTTCAGCGCGCAGGCCGACGCGAGCGCCCGCGAGCGCGAGCAGCAGCGCCTCCGCGACATCGAGAACGCCGAGCAGGCCATCGAGAACATGGGCGTCGGCGGCATGGTCACGGCCGAGCGCCTCGCGGAGGGCTTCGCCGAGCAGGCCGCCCGCCGCACGACGGCCGAGCGCGCCGCGTCCGACCGCACCTGGACCTACGGCCACATCGTGGTCGACGAGGCGCAGGAGCTGAGCCCCATGCAGTGGCGCGTGCTCCTCCGCCGCTGCCCGCTCCGGTCCTTCACGATCGTGGGCGACGTCGCGCAGGCCAGCTCCGCCGTCGGCGTCACCAGCTGGCAGGACGCGCTCGGCCCGGTGCTCGGCCGCGAGTGGCGTCTCGAGGAGCTCACGGTCAACTACCGCACCCCTGCGCGGATCGCCGAGGCCGCCGAGCGCATGGCCATCGCGCACGGCCTCCCCGTCACCCGCTCGCGCGCCGTCCGCGAGGGCGAGCACCCCATCGACACCGTCGAGGTCGCGGCCGACGAGGTCGTCTCCGAGGTCGTCGACGTGGTCGACGAGGAGCGCGAGGGCGGCGACCAGGGCACGCTCGCGGTCATCGCCCGCGACGACCGGGTCGAGGAGCTGCACCGGGCGCTCGCCGAGCGGTTCGGGTCCTCGGTCGGCATCGGCGTCGGCGGTCTCGGCCGGCCCATCGCGGTGCTCGGCTCGCAGGAGGCGAAGGGCCTCGAGTTCGACGTGGTGGTCATCGCCGAGCCGGACGAGATCCTCGCCCACACCTCCCGCGGCGCGGCCGGCCTCTACGTCGCGATGACCCGCCCCACGCAGCGCCTGCACATCGTCACCTCGACGGGCTTCTCCGCCTGA
- a CDS encoding DASS family sodium-coupled anion symporter: MTPPPAAPGPSSASGRGKDPAPGDAADPAPEGAASAPTARSDASVAATRRARRTRLVQVVVIVAVAVGIALVPPPAGVDPRGMHMAGIFVGTVLALILQPLPTAPVALIGLAVAMLTGTMATDGEALEGFANPTIWLIVASFFIADGFLVTGLGRRIALAFVARLGGSSLGLAYGMALTDLVLAPATPSNTARAGGVVYPIVASLSRVQGSSPESDASRRRLGSYLALTSVQVNTVTSAMFVTAMAGNPVAQKAAADLGIEITWGGWALAALVPGLLSLVVVPWAMSRVYPPTLTRTPEAPAHARAELRGLGPLSGHERIMAATFVLLLVLWCGGSLLGIPATAAAFGGIAVLLVTGVLRWSHLAANASAWSTLVFFAVLVGMADQLDALGVIDLVGGAVSGSVGGLPWPVAFAVLALVYFFSHYLFASNTAHIVAMYAVFLGAAVATGTPPLFAALVLGFVGNLFGGISHYASGPSGVVFGSGYVTTREWFRVGFAMAVVLIVIWGVVGTAWMGVLGLLA, translated from the coding sequence ATGACCCCTCCTCCCGCAGCACCCGGCCCCTCGTCCGCCTCCGGCAGGGGGAAGGACCCCGCCCCCGGCGACGCGGCGGATCCCGCGCCCGAGGGCGCCGCGTCGGCCCCGACCGCACGGTCTGACGCGTCAGTCGCTGCCACCCGCCGGGCCCGTCGCACGCGCCTGGTCCAGGTGGTCGTCATCGTCGCCGTCGCGGTCGGCATCGCCCTCGTGCCGCCGCCCGCCGGGGTCGACCCGCGCGGCATGCACATGGCCGGGATCTTCGTCGGCACGGTCCTCGCGCTCATCCTCCAGCCGCTGCCCACCGCGCCCGTCGCGCTCATCGGCCTCGCGGTCGCGATGCTCACGGGCACCATGGCCACCGACGGCGAGGCGCTCGAGGGCTTCGCGAACCCCACCATCTGGCTCATCGTCGCGTCGTTCTTCATCGCGGACGGCTTCCTCGTGACGGGCCTCGGCCGCCGCATCGCGCTCGCGTTCGTGGCGCGGCTGGGCGGATCCAGCCTCGGCCTCGCCTACGGCATGGCGCTCACCGACCTGGTGCTCGCGCCGGCGACGCCGTCGAACACCGCGCGCGCGGGCGGCGTCGTGTACCCGATCGTCGCGTCCCTCAGCCGCGTGCAGGGGTCGAGCCCCGAGTCCGACGCCTCGCGCCGCCGCCTCGGCTCGTACCTCGCGCTCACGAGCGTGCAGGTGAACACCGTCACGTCGGCCATGTTCGTCACGGCGATGGCCGGCAACCCGGTCGCGCAGAAGGCGGCCGCCGACCTCGGCATCGAGATCACCTGGGGCGGCTGGGCGCTGGCCGCGCTCGTGCCGGGACTCCTCAGCCTGGTGGTCGTTCCGTGGGCGATGTCGCGCGTCTACCCGCCGACGCTGACCCGCACCCCCGAGGCCCCCGCGCACGCCCGCGCGGAGCTGCGCGGGCTCGGACCGCTGTCCGGCCACGAGCGGATCATGGCGGCCACGTTCGTCCTGCTGCTCGTCCTGTGGTGCGGCGGATCCCTCCTCGGGATCCCCGCCACCGCCGCGGCGTTCGGCGGCATCGCGGTGCTGCTCGTCACGGGCGTCCTCCGGTGGTCGCACCTCGCGGCCAACGCGTCCGCGTGGTCGACGCTCGTCTTCTTCGCGGTGCTCGTGGGCATGGCCGACCAGCTCGACGCGCTGGGCGTCATCGACCTCGTGGGCGGAGCCGTCTCGGGATCCGTCGGCGGCCTGCCCTGGCCCGTGGCCTTCGCGGTGCTCGCGCTCGTCTACTTCTTCTCGCACTACCTGTTCGCGTCGAACACGGCCCACATCGTCGCGATGTACGCGGTCTTCCTCGGCGCCGCGGTGGCGACCGGCACGCCGCCGCTGTTCGCCGCGCTCGTGCTGGGCTTCGTCGGCAACCTCTTCGGCGGCATCTCGCACTACGCGTCGGGGCCGTCCGGCGTGGTCTTCGGATCCGGCTACGTGACGACCCGGGAGTGGTTCCGCGTCGGCTTCGCGATGGCCGTGGTGCTCATCGTCATCTGGGGCGTCGTCGGCACGGCGTGGATGGGCGTCCTCGGCCTCCTGGCCTGA
- a CDS encoding aldo/keto reductase, with the protein MTTIPTLELSDGNRIPAIGLGTYGLDDDAGAELVSGAIGAGYRLLDTALNYGNEAAVGEGMRRSGVPREELFLTTKLPGRHHGYDETLASFEESRASLGVDVVDLYLIHWPNPSVGRYVDSWRAFIELKERGLVRSIGVSNFTPAHLQRLEDETGVLPVVNQVELHPSFTQVELRAEHARRGIVTESWSPFGTREQLMQDPHVVAAAEAHGVTPAQTVLRWHIQSGALPIPRSTNPERQRRNLDVFGFELSEEEVRAVGSGPQSRLWDGDPDTHEEM; encoded by the coding sequence ATGACCACGATCCCCACCCTGGAACTGTCCGACGGGAACCGCATCCCCGCCATCGGCCTCGGCACGTACGGGCTGGACGACGACGCGGGCGCCGAGCTCGTGTCCGGCGCGATCGGCGCCGGCTACCGCCTGCTCGACACGGCCCTCAACTACGGCAACGAGGCCGCGGTGGGCGAGGGCATGCGCCGCTCCGGCGTCCCCCGCGAGGAGCTCTTCCTCACCACCAAGCTGCCCGGCCGTCACCACGGCTACGACGAGACGCTCGCCTCGTTCGAGGAGTCGCGCGCCTCGCTCGGCGTCGACGTCGTGGACCTCTACCTCATCCACTGGCCGAACCCGAGCGTCGGGAGGTACGTCGACAGCTGGCGCGCGTTCATCGAGCTGAAGGAGCGCGGCCTCGTCCGCTCCATCGGCGTCTCGAACTTCACGCCCGCCCACCTGCAGCGCCTCGAGGACGAGACGGGCGTGCTGCCCGTCGTCAACCAGGTCGAGCTGCACCCGTCGTTCACGCAGGTCGAGCTCCGCGCCGAGCACGCCCGGCGGGGGATCGTCACGGAGAGCTGGTCGCCGTTCGGCACGCGAGAGCAGCTGATGCAGGACCCGCACGTGGTCGCGGCTGCGGAGGCGCACGGCGTGACGCCGGCCCAGACCGTCCTGCGCTGGCACATCCAGTCCGGCGCGCTCCCCATCCCGCGCTCGACGAATCCCGAGCGCCAGCGCCGGAACCTCGACGTCTTCGGCTTCGAGCTGAGCGAGGAGGAGGTGCGCGCGGTCGGCTCCGGCCCGCAGTCGCGCCTCTGGGACGGCGACCCGGACACGCACGAGGAGATGTAG
- a CDS encoding adenine phosphoribosyltransferase yields the protein MPDTPVSDLVRSLLLTVPDFPQPGILFRDLTPVLADGPALRAVVDDLVAAGGPVDAVAGVEARGFLLAAAAAYASGVGTLAVRKAGKLPGEVLRESYDLEYGDAAIELHPGQLPVGSRVLLLDDVLATGGTLEAAARLLERAGYEVAGIGVVLELEGLGGRARLAGRDVHAIIAL from the coding sequence GTGCCCGACACCCCCGTCTCCGACCTCGTCCGCTCCCTGCTGCTCACCGTCCCGGACTTCCCGCAGCCCGGGATCCTCTTCCGCGACCTGACGCCCGTCCTCGCCGACGGCCCCGCGCTCCGCGCCGTGGTCGACGACCTCGTGGCCGCCGGGGGACCCGTCGACGCGGTCGCGGGCGTCGAGGCGCGCGGGTTCCTCCTCGCGGCGGCCGCCGCGTACGCGTCCGGCGTCGGCACCCTGGCGGTCCGGAAGGCCGGCAAGCTCCCCGGCGAGGTGCTGCGCGAGTCCTACGACCTCGAGTACGGCGACGCGGCCATCGAGCTCCACCCCGGCCAGCTGCCCGTCGGATCCCGCGTGCTGCTCCTCGACGACGTGCTCGCGACCGGCGGCACCCTCGAGGCCGCGGCCCGGCTCCTGGAGCGCGCCGGCTACGAGGTCGCGGGCATCGGCGTGGTGCTCGAGCTCGAGGGCCTCGGCGGCCGCGCGCGGCTCGCGGGCCGCGACGTGCACGCCATCATCGCGCTCTGA